GCTGAAGGAGTATGAGGCGCGGACACCCGGGACTGCGAAGCCGTTGACCGTCATCGCGAACACGACCTTCGTGGGGTCGTTCGGGTTGATGAAGGCGAAGACGTCGGCGAGGTCGGCCGCCGGGTCCTCGTTGATGAGCGGGGCTTCCCGGTGGTCAGCACCCTTGACCCTGGCAATCCAGGGCGAGACGACGAGGAGCGCCAGCAACGCTGCCAAGCCTCCAAACAGAATCGCCATCCGGGGGTCTCTCAGCCTTTTCATCGGAGCAGCCCTCCCTAGCCCGCCTGCGGCCACCTGAAAGCGTCACAACGAACGATCTCCACTTCGCCAAGTAAGATC
The sequence above is a segment of the Candidatus Methylomirabilota bacterium genome. Coding sequences within it:
- a CDS encoding DUF4331 family protein; translated protein: MKRLRDPRMAILFGGLAALLALLVVSPWIARVKGADHREAPLINEDPAADLADVFAFINPNDPTKVVFAMTVNGFAVPGVRASYSFS